A stretch of the Bacillus sp. FJAT-18017 genome encodes the following:
- the argJ gene encoding bifunctional ornithine acetyltransferase/N-acetylglutamate synthase yields the protein MSGEKINQEERGIYILPKGFKAGGMHCGLKRKKEDLGYIASDIPATAAGVYTVNSFQAAPLVVTQKSLEVEGKIQALIVNSGNANACTGKQGIEDAYEMQSQFAKKLGINDHLVAVTSTGVIGELLPMECLRNGIDKLLNPENQSPVNFQKAILTTDTCIKSAFAQVEVDGSIVTISGAAKGSGMIHPNMATMLAFITTDANIEQPALLSALKESTNQTFNMITVDGDSSTNDMVLALANGLAGNEVLNESHQDWQEFSSAFKTVCEALAKQIARDGEGATKLIEVRVSGAQSLEAARAVGKAVISSNLVKTAIYGEDANWGRIVAAIGYSGIPVNPEDVEVTIGHFSVFANGLPLPFSEEEAKVYLSGEEVVIFIDLKQGDAQASAWGCDLTYDYIKINASYRT from the coding sequence ATGTCGGGAGAAAAGATTAATCAGGAGGAAAGGGGAATTTATATATTGCCCAAGGGCTTTAAAGCCGGGGGAATGCATTGCGGCTTAAAAAGGAAGAAGGAAGACCTTGGTTATATTGCCTCCGATATCCCGGCTACAGCTGCTGGCGTGTATACGGTGAACAGCTTTCAAGCTGCACCGCTTGTCGTAACTCAAAAGAGCCTGGAGGTTGAGGGGAAAATCCAGGCATTGATTGTTAACTCCGGCAACGCAAATGCCTGTACCGGCAAACAGGGGATAGAGGATGCTTATGAAATGCAGAGCCAATTTGCAAAGAAACTTGGCATCAATGACCATCTGGTCGCAGTAACCTCTACAGGTGTAATTGGTGAACTGCTTCCGATGGAATGCCTACGGAATGGAATTGATAAACTGCTTAATCCGGAAAACCAAAGCCCGGTAAATTTCCAAAAGGCTATTTTAACAACGGACACATGTATAAAGAGTGCGTTTGCTCAAGTTGAGGTAGATGGGAGTATCGTAACAATTTCGGGTGCTGCAAAGGGTTCGGGAATGATTCATCCGAACATGGCTACAATGCTTGCTTTCATTACAACGGATGCAAATATTGAACAGCCAGCCTTGCTCTCGGCATTGAAGGAATCAACCAACCAAACCTTTAACATGATTACAGTTGATGGTGATTCAAGCACGAATGATATGGTGCTTGCCCTTGCAAATGGGTTAGCCGGGAACGAGGTGCTGAACGAAAGCCACCAGGACTGGCAGGAATTTAGTTCAGCATTCAAGACCGTTTGTGAAGCACTAGCAAAACAAATCGCCAGGGACGGAGAAGGAGCGACAAAACTCATTGAGGTCCGGGTTTCCGGTGCACAGAGTTTAGAGGCGGCCAGGGCAGTCGGGAAAGCTGTGATTTCTTCCAATCTAGTAAAAACTGCGATTTACGGCGAAGACGCCAATTGGGGAAGGATTGTAGCGGCAATCGGCTATAGCGGCATCCCTGTAAACCCTGAAGACGTGGAAGTAACCATCGGCCACTTTTCAGTTTTTGCCAATGGGCTTCCGCTCCCATTCTCAGAGGAAGAGGCAAAAGTTTACTTGTCGGGTGAAGAAGTTGTCATCTTTATCGACTTAAAACAGGGTGATGCGCAGGCCTCCGCCTGGGGCTGCGATCTAACCTATGACTATATCAAAATTAATGCATCGTACCGGACGTAA
- the argF gene encoding ornithine carbamoyltransferase, whose product MIKAIGQGKAIVPTLKGRHFLKLADFTTEEIYWLLETAVQLKKSQKQGKAQPHLNGKVLGMIFEKSSTRTRVSFEVGMLQLGGHAIFLSTKDIQLGRGETIADTAKVLSRYVDGIMIRTFGDERIEEFAAASTVPVINGLTTLHHPAQVLADLLTILEHKGKLKGLKLCYVGDGNNNMAHSLLEGAVKVGMNVRIANPKGYEPNQAIVSLAKEGAKGTGSSIILTNDPSEAISGADVVVTDVWASMGMEGEAEERFAAFSSFQVNEELCSLAKNDFLFLHCLPAHRGEEVSAGIIDGPHSVVFDEAENRLHAQKAILKALMED is encoded by the coding sequence ATGATAAAAGCAATTGGGCAGGGCAAAGCCATCGTGCCCACTTTAAAAGGAAGACACTTTTTGAAGCTTGCCGATTTTACAACGGAAGAAATTTACTGGCTTCTTGAAACGGCAGTTCAATTGAAAAAATCCCAAAAACAAGGGAAGGCGCAACCTCATTTAAATGGAAAAGTACTAGGGATGATATTTGAAAAATCGTCCACCCGGACAAGAGTGTCCTTCGAAGTCGGGATGCTCCAGCTTGGAGGCCATGCGATTTTCCTAAGCACAAAAGATATCCAGCTTGGCCGCGGTGAAACGATTGCCGATACTGCAAAGGTATTGTCCAGGTATGTAGACGGAATTATGATCAGGACTTTTGGCGATGAACGCATTGAAGAATTTGCCGCCGCTTCCACTGTTCCTGTCATTAATGGGTTAACAACCCTGCATCATCCAGCACAAGTGCTGGCTGACCTCCTTACAATTCTTGAGCATAAAGGGAAATTGAAAGGGCTCAAGCTTTGTTATGTAGGAGATGGAAATAACAATATGGCTCATTCACTTCTTGAAGGGGCAGTTAAGGTAGGCATGAATGTCAGAATCGCAAACCCTAAAGGATATGAGCCCAATCAGGCAATAGTGTCCCTGGCGAAAGAGGGTGCTAAGGGGACTGGCAGTAGTATCATCTTAACAAATGACCCATCTGAAGCAATTAGCGGTGCTGATGTTGTTGTCACAGATGTTTGGGCCAGTATGGGAATGGAAGGCGAGGCGGAGGAAAGGTTTGCCGCATTCTCCTCCTTCCAGGTGAATGAAGAGCTCTGTTCATTAGCGAAAAACGATTTTTTGTTCCTGCACTGCTTGCCGGCACATCGCGGTGAGGAAGTAAGCGCTGGAATCATTGATGGACCGCATTCGGTTGTGTTTGACGAAGCCGAAAACAGGCTTCATGCCCAGAAAGCAATCCTGAAAGCGCTGATGGAAGATTAA
- a CDS encoding aspartate aminotransferase family protein, whose amino-acid sequence MGINSAALEESAILHTYGRFPLALAKGKGSNVWDTDGNQYLDFTSGIAVCNLGHAPDSVKTALEQQLEKLWHCSNLYHIPPQEELASLLVKNSFGDYVFFCNSGAEANEAAIKLARRYARKISGSSTAEIITFKQSFHGRTMGAMAATGQDKIHDGFHPLLEGFRYLEYNDGSALEEIAASNACAVLLELVQGEGGVVPANLEWVRKLEEICKEKGILLIIDEVQTGIGRTGTLFAYEQYGIKPDIMSLAKGLGSGFPIGAMIATREAAKGFEPGSHGSTFGGNPLASVAGLATVTTILSDNLLEDASKLSTLLDEGLAKLKEKHPSIKKVRGMGLLKGLEVNGSALDIVKAAMDEHVLLLTAGPNVVRILPPLTATSGEAASFLGALDKVLTNMYE is encoded by the coding sequence ATGGGAATCAATAGCGCGGCGTTAGAAGAATCGGCGATTTTGCACACATACGGAAGGTTTCCGCTTGCTCTTGCAAAAGGGAAGGGAAGTAACGTCTGGGATACAGACGGAAATCAGTATCTCGATTTTACATCGGGTATAGCTGTCTGCAACCTGGGCCATGCCCCAGACTCTGTAAAAACAGCTCTTGAGCAGCAGCTGGAAAAGCTTTGGCATTGTTCAAATCTTTATCATATTCCGCCACAGGAGGAGCTAGCCTCCCTGCTTGTGAAAAATAGTTTTGGAGATTATGTTTTCTTCTGCAATAGTGGCGCTGAAGCAAATGAAGCTGCAATCAAGCTGGCAAGGAGATATGCCAGGAAAATTAGCGGCAGCAGCACGGCAGAAATCATTACCTTCAAACAATCCTTTCACGGCAGGACAATGGGGGCGATGGCTGCAACTGGCCAGGATAAAATTCATGATGGGTTCCATCCGCTGCTGGAAGGGTTCCGCTATCTGGAATACAATGACGGTTCAGCATTAGAGGAAATAGCCGCAAGTAATGCATGTGCTGTCCTCCTGGAGCTTGTACAGGGTGAGGGCGGGGTCGTCCCGGCAAACCTTGAATGGGTCAGGAAACTTGAGGAAATCTGCAAGGAAAAAGGAATCCTGCTTATCATAGACGAGGTCCAGACTGGAATAGGCCGTACTGGAACATTATTTGCATATGAGCAATATGGAATTAAACCAGACATCATGTCGCTTGCAAAAGGACTTGGTTCAGGGTTTCCAATCGGGGCTATGATTGCTACCCGTGAAGCAGCAAAAGGCTTTGAGCCAGGAAGCCATGGAAGCACATTCGGGGGAAATCCGCTCGCTTCAGTAGCAGGGCTTGCTACTGTAACAACTATTTTGTCAGACAATCTCCTCGAGGATGCCAGCAAGCTGTCCACACTTTTGGATGAAGGACTGGCAAAGCTTAAGGAAAAGCATCCTTCCATTAAAAAGGTGAGGGGGATGGGCCTTTTAAAAGGTTTGGAGGTTAACGGAAGTGCATTGGATATTGTCAAAGCAGCAATGGATGAGCATGTCCTGCTCTTGACGGCAGGCCCAAATGTGGTGCGGATCCTCCCGCCCCTGACTGCAACAAGCGGAGAAGCCGCCAGCTTTCTTGGGGCTCTGGATAAAGTGTTAACCAATATGTATGAATAG
- the carB gene encoding carbamoyl-phosphate synthase (glutamine-hydrolyzing) large subunit, with translation MPFRSHLRKVMVIGSGPIVIGQAAEFDYAGTQACIALKEEGIEVVLVNNNPATIMTDETVADKVYIEPLTVETLEQIIQKEKPDGIIGTLGGQTGLNLAVELYEQGILEKYNVELLGTSVESIKNGEDRERFRSLMLSIGEPVPESEIIHSVDEGVAFAKKIGLPVIIRPAYTLGGDGGGFAETEDELEGVLKKGLSASPINQVLVERSIKGWKEIEYEVMRDANDTCIIVCNMENFDPVGVHTGDSIVVAPSQTLNDVQYQLLRDASIKVIRELGVIGGCNIQFALHPKSNDYFIIEVNPRVSRSSALASKATGYPIARIAAKCSVGYHLDEILNPITGNTFASFEPAIDYLVVKLPRFPFDKFPEADRTLGTQMKATGEVMAIDRSFEGALNKAIRSLEIKAWGLKTGMFANLAEAELEHLIITPNDMRLFAISEALHRGVTVETIHGLTQIDLWFLHKLEAIVQVEKELSSFEWDTIPAKLLKEAKRINISDRLIAAAFGIAETEVRKKWKELGISPGYKMVDTCSAEFDAVTPYYYSTWAGGDEAGIGEGKKMAVIGSGPIRIGQGIEFDYCSVHAALALKKLGYKAIVINNNPETVSTDYSIADRLYFEPLAFEDIMNVIEKEAVEGVMLQFGGQTAINLAKDLEAAGINILGTDVISIDRLEDRDEFYKLLKELNIPHIDGKIASDARDALQAAQGIGYPVLVRPSYVIGGQSMFTFYREEDLEIYLATLDETDSQMWPLLVDRFLPGMECEMDIISDGQTILVPGIFEHLEKAGVHSGDSLSVFPPMTIDSVMKQTMVEYATQIAQSLPVIGIMNIQFVIHEGTVFVLEVNPRASRTVPIISKVTGIPLIEWAAQVQLGLPLSEIHSECGLLDEPPYFTVKAPVFSNSKLKGVDPVLGPEMKSTGEALGLGLTFSEALSKAFKHGRRSIDMEGKTVLCSVPDRDKGEILTAITNLCEKGAAILATEGTAQFLNENGVYANSFSSDITNLEQLFREGKIDMVVNIPTQGRRPGTFGFILRQLAVRYNLPCFTHMDTLATFIKLKQEASGTAVRTIQDLHVLKDEIIAN, from the coding sequence ATGCCATTTCGTAGCCATTTAAGAAAGGTAATGGTGATTGGGTCCGGTCCGATCGTCATCGGCCAGGCAGCTGAATTTGATTATGCCGGCACCCAGGCGTGCATTGCCCTTAAGGAAGAGGGAATCGAAGTCGTTCTTGTCAATAATAACCCGGCAACAATTATGACAGATGAAACAGTCGCAGACAAAGTATATATTGAACCGCTAACAGTGGAAACACTTGAACAAATCATCCAAAAAGAAAAACCGGATGGAATTATAGGCACCCTTGGCGGACAGACAGGATTGAATCTTGCTGTAGAACTCTATGAGCAGGGAATTCTTGAGAAATATAATGTGGAATTGCTGGGGACATCAGTAGAATCAATCAAGAACGGGGAAGACCGAGAACGATTCCGGAGCCTTATGCTTTCAATCGGTGAGCCCGTACCGGAATCAGAAATCATCCATAGTGTGGATGAAGGGGTTGCGTTTGCGAAAAAGATTGGCCTTCCGGTGATCATTCGCCCTGCTTATACATTAGGAGGAGACGGCGGGGGATTTGCCGAGACGGAAGATGAACTTGAAGGTGTCCTGAAAAAAGGTCTTTCCGCAAGTCCGATCAACCAGGTGCTCGTTGAACGAAGCATTAAAGGCTGGAAGGAAATTGAGTACGAAGTGATGCGCGATGCCAATGATACGTGCATTATTGTATGCAACATGGAAAACTTTGATCCGGTAGGGGTCCATACAGGTGATTCAATTGTTGTCGCACCTTCACAGACATTGAACGATGTGCAATACCAGCTTTTAAGGGACGCTTCGATTAAAGTCATCCGCGAGCTCGGTGTTATCGGAGGCTGTAATATTCAATTTGCCCTCCATCCAAAGTCCAATGATTATTTCATCATCGAGGTTAATCCAAGGGTCAGCAGGTCTTCAGCTTTGGCGTCGAAAGCAACCGGGTATCCAATTGCCAGAATTGCGGCTAAATGCTCGGTAGGTTATCACCTTGATGAAATCCTTAACCCGATTACTGGGAACACGTTTGCCTCCTTTGAGCCAGCAATTGATTACCTAGTTGTAAAACTGCCGCGTTTTCCGTTTGATAAATTCCCTGAAGCGGACCGAACACTAGGCACGCAAATGAAGGCAACAGGTGAAGTGATGGCCATAGACCGGAGCTTTGAGGGTGCACTGAATAAGGCAATCCGTTCACTGGAAATAAAGGCATGGGGTTTAAAGACAGGGATGTTTGCTAATCTTGCGGAGGCCGAGCTTGAACATCTTATCATAACACCTAATGACATGCGGCTTTTTGCTATATCAGAAGCCTTGCATCGGGGGGTGACAGTGGAAACGATTCATGGTCTGACGCAGATCGATTTATGGTTTCTGCACAAACTCGAAGCAATTGTCCAAGTGGAAAAAGAGCTTTCGTCCTTTGAATGGGATACAATCCCAGCCAAGCTCTTAAAAGAGGCTAAGCGAATCAATATATCCGACAGGCTTATTGCCGCCGCTTTTGGAATTGCAGAAACAGAAGTAAGGAAAAAGTGGAAAGAACTCGGCATCTCACCTGGTTATAAGATGGTTGATACATGTTCTGCTGAATTTGATGCAGTAACTCCTTACTATTATTCAACCTGGGCTGGAGGAGACGAAGCTGGGATAGGAGAAGGAAAGAAAATGGCCGTCATAGGTTCGGGCCCAATCCGGATTGGTCAGGGAATTGAATTCGATTATTGTTCTGTCCATGCAGCCTTGGCCTTGAAAAAATTAGGATATAAAGCGATTGTTATCAATAATAATCCTGAAACCGTCAGCACTGATTACTCTATTGCTGATCGCCTATATTTTGAGCCTCTTGCTTTTGAAGACATTATGAATGTGATTGAAAAAGAGGCAGTTGAAGGAGTTATGCTCCAATTTGGAGGCCAAACAGCGATCAATCTTGCCAAGGATTTGGAGGCAGCGGGGATCAACATTCTTGGAACTGATGTCATCAGTATCGATCGTCTAGAAGATCGCGATGAATTCTACAAACTGCTTAAAGAGCTTAATATCCCTCACATTGATGGGAAAATAGCCAGCGACGCCAGGGATGCCCTTCAAGCTGCACAGGGAATAGGCTATCCGGTTCTTGTCCGGCCTTCATATGTAATCGGAGGGCAGTCAATGTTCACTTTCTACCGGGAAGAAGATCTGGAAATTTATTTGGCGACCCTTGATGAAACGGATTCACAAATGTGGCCGCTTCTCGTTGATCGGTTCCTTCCGGGCATGGAATGTGAAATGGATATCATTTCAGACGGCCAAACGATCTTAGTTCCGGGAATCTTTGAACATCTTGAAAAAGCAGGTGTGCATTCTGGCGATAGCCTTTCAGTTTTTCCGCCTATGACTATCGATTCGGTAATGAAACAGACTATGGTTGAGTATGCAACGCAAATAGCCCAATCACTTCCGGTCATTGGTATCATGAATATCCAATTCGTCATCCATGAGGGCACAGTCTTTGTGCTCGAAGTTAATCCAAGGGCATCAAGGACCGTGCCGATAATCAGTAAAGTAACTGGAATACCTTTGATTGAATGGGCAGCGCAGGTTCAGCTGGGACTGCCATTATCCGAGATTCATTCCGAGTGTGGCCTGCTTGACGAACCGCCATATTTTACGGTAAAAGCCCCTGTCTTCTCAAATAGTAAGCTAAAAGGAGTCGACCCGGTACTTGGGCCGGAAATGAAGTCAACTGGTGAGGCGCTGGGGCTTGGACTAACCTTTTCCGAGGCATTATCAAAGGCGTTCAAACATGGAAGACGTTCTATCGATATGGAAGGGAAAACAGTTCTTTGCTCAGTGCCGGATCGAGATAAAGGAGAAATCCTTACTGCAATTACGAACCTTTGTGAAAAGGGTGCAGCCATTTTAGCAACCGAAGGTACTGCACAGTTTCTAAATGAAAATGGGGTTTACGCAAATTCTTTTTCCTCGGATATTACTAACCTTGAACAATTGTTCCGGGAAGGGAAGATAGATATGGTTGTCAATATTCCGACACAGGGACGCAGGCCGGGGACATTCGGCTTTATTTTAAGGCAGCTTGCAGTTCGCTATAACCTTCCGTGTTTTACACATATGGATACGTTGGCCACGTTCATCAAATTAAAACAGGAAGCTTCAGGTACTGCTGTCCGAACAATCCAGGACCTCCATGTTTTAAAGGATGAAATAATCGCAAACTAA
- a CDS encoding carbamoyl phosphate synthase small subunit translates to MEKGFLILETGDIFEGFLIGKFKGSSGEVVFNTGMTGYQEIISDPSYAGQIITFCYPAIGNYGVNALDDESIMPSLAGVIISDACETPSHFQSISGFSEKLEQAGVPGLAGVDTRALVKKIRGIGTVKGVISNRKASWAELECKQTISGWVEKVSVKQPLTYKKNGPHVVLIDYGFKKSILNFLLGRNCTVTIVPYKTKLEEIKQLSPDAVLLSNGPGDPMELKELFPEIKKIATAYPTLGICLGHQLIALAFGAKTEKLPYGHRGANHPVKELSTGKVKITSQNHGYVVVDGTVDQNEFEVTYRNVNDQSIEGLQHLKFSISTVQFHPEAHPGPRDTLHILEDFVGSLKSMGETRYAIS, encoded by the coding sequence TTGGAAAAGGGATTTCTCATTCTGGAAACCGGCGACATCTTTGAAGGATTCCTGATAGGCAAATTCAAGGGTTCCAGCGGGGAAGTTGTTTTCAACACCGGCATGACCGGCTATCAGGAAATTATCTCGGACCCTTCCTATGCGGGGCAAATTATCACGTTCTGCTATCCGGCAATCGGAAATTATGGGGTAAATGCCCTTGATGATGAAAGTATCATGCCTTCGTTGGCAGGTGTTATCATCAGTGACGCTTGTGAAACGCCAAGCCATTTTCAGTCTATCAGCGGGTTTTCGGAAAAACTTGAGCAAGCCGGCGTGCCAGGGCTTGCCGGTGTTGATACAAGGGCACTTGTCAAAAAAATCCGCGGGATAGGAACTGTAAAAGGGGTCATATCCAACAGGAAGGCATCATGGGCGGAGCTGGAATGCAAACAAACTATTTCAGGCTGGGTTGAAAAGGTTTCTGTAAAACAACCACTGACTTATAAGAAAAACGGACCACACGTCGTCTTAATAGATTACGGTTTTAAAAAATCAATCCTAAACTTCCTGCTCGGGCGAAATTGTACGGTCACAATCGTACCTTACAAAACGAAGCTAGAAGAGATAAAGCAATTATCACCAGATGCAGTTTTATTAAGCAATGGCCCTGGTGATCCAATGGAACTGAAAGAGCTTTTCCCAGAAATTAAAAAAATCGCCACCGCTTATCCAACACTGGGCATATGTCTCGGCCACCAGCTAATCGCATTAGCATTCGGGGCAAAAACAGAGAAATTGCCATATGGACACAGGGGGGCGAATCACCCGGTTAAAGAGCTTTCCACTGGAAAGGTAAAAATCACATCACAAAATCATGGCTACGTAGTCGTCGATGGTACGGTTGACCAAAACGAATTTGAGGTTACGTACCGGAATGTGAATGACCAATCAATTGAAGGTTTGCAGCATCTGAAGTTTTCAATTTCGACTGTCCAATTCCATCCCGAGGCTCATCCTGGACCACGTGATACCCTTCATATTCTTGAAGACTTTGTCGGCAGCCTGAAAAGTATGGGGGAAACCCGTTATGCCATTTCGTAG
- the argB gene encoding acetylglutamate kinase, with the protein MEHVVIKCGGSIMEKMPPALFENIVTLANSGQWAPIIVHGGGPLITSMLEKLNIETRFIGGLRVTTNEVLDVVEMALSGIANKQIVRKIALAEGKAIGISGTDGGLLTAEPARTSSSLGFVGDVANVNTSVIVHLIEGGYIPVISPIGADLQGQRYNINGDTAAAAIAAALGGRLCFISDIPGILIDKGGEKSKLDTATNRDIDEMIASGQIWGGMIPKVRSALNALLSGVGETAIINGLEPGSLLSYCSGGKAGTKIVLEKEAVHGNQ; encoded by the coding sequence ATGGAACACGTGGTGATAAAATGCGGCGGCAGCATCATGGAAAAAATGCCCCCGGCATTGTTTGAAAACATAGTGACACTTGCCAATTCAGGCCAATGGGCACCGATTATCGTCCATGGCGGCGGACCGTTGATTACCTCAATGCTTGAAAAGCTTAACATCGAAACCCGGTTTATCGGAGGTCTGAGGGTAACAACCAATGAGGTGCTTGATGTCGTTGAAATGGCATTAAGCGGGATTGCGAATAAGCAGATTGTTAGAAAAATAGCCCTTGCAGAAGGAAAGGCAATTGGAATCAGCGGTACGGATGGCGGTTTATTAACGGCAGAACCGGCCAGGACCTCAAGTTCGCTTGGATTTGTGGGAGATGTGGCCAATGTGAACACTTCGGTCATTGTACACCTAATCGAAGGCGGTTATATCCCGGTCATTTCTCCAATCGGGGCCGACCTGCAGGGACAGCGATATAACATAAATGGTGACACCGCGGCTGCAGCGATAGCAGCAGCGTTAGGCGGAAGGCTTTGTTTTATTAGTGATATTCCTGGGATTTTAATCGATAAAGGCGGAGAAAAGTCCAAATTGGATACCGCAACAAATAGGGACATAGATGAAATGATTGCTTCCGGCCAAATATGGGGCGGAATGATCCCGAAGGTTCGCTCAGCACTCAATGCTTTATTATCGGGTGTCGGGGAAACCGCAATCATCAATGGTCTTGAACCTGGAAGCCTGCTTTCTTATTGCAGCGGAGGAAAAGCTGGTACGAAAATCGTTCTTGAAAAGGAGGCTGTCCATGGGAATCAATAG